TCACTGGAAAATGATTTCAGCTTCCATGCCCGGTTTGATCATCCAATTCCCATTGCTGTCCTTTTGGTTGTCCACGTCGACCCAAATCCGATAACGTTTTTGGCCATCCACTTCGCTGCTGACAAATCCCAACGGAGCGTTCACTTCAAAGTTTTGATCTGGATTCGCCGTGTTGAACACACGAACCAACACGGGTGCGCCAGCGCGAACGGCACCATTGGATGCGAGCGCGTCGATGTCGCCACCAACTCGAACGCGATCCAGCTGAACCAGCGTCGCGATTGGCGAACCAGGCTGCACCCATTCACCGAGTTGTGCGATTCGCATCTCGATGTAGCCATCAAACAGAGCGGTGATACGCCGGCGGTCCAGTTCGAACTCGGCAATTTCACGTTCGCTGCGTTTCGCGATGTACTGGGCTTCGGCGATCTTCTTTTGCATTTCCGCCAAATCGATTCGAAGCAACGCGCGGATGGCTTCGAGAACCTTCTTCTTCATTTCGTAGTACGGCGTGGCTCCCTTTTCGTAGAGCTCACGAAATGACTCCGCTTCGGCTCGAGCCAACTCTTCGTTGTTGCGTGCGTCCTTCAAGTTGACTTCATTCGCGGCGTTGAGCTGAGCTTCTTTCTCTTCCGCTTTCTTGAACTCGAGAGCCAAACGTGCAGAGGTGTCATCGACCAACGCCAGCAGATCGTCTTTCGCGACGTTCATACCTTCTTCGATCGGCAGCTCAACCAACTTGCCTTCGACTTCCGCAGGAATGTCGACCTTCCGGATGTATCTGACTTGGCAATACTCTGCGACCAAAGGGGTTTCGCCCCTCAGACTGGTTTGCGCCGTGGCAGGCTCAGCGTTGATTGCGGAAACGCAAACGCCAGCCAATACAGCAACGATCAATCGCCAGGATTTCATCAAAGGGATCTCGTGGTGGAGGGACAAGGTGATGAGATTTGAAAGAGAAGAGAGAGAAGGTGGGAGGAAATCAGAAAGCGAACTTGTAGGCCCACTCAAAGACTTCGTGCAGCAACACAAACCCGCTGGCTCGTTTGCCACATTTGACGTCCGCGGTCAACTTGGTACCGGGACTCGGAGACACTTTGCTCAGTTCAGTGAGGTCAGGCAGGATTCGCATCTTGATGACCGAGCCGTGCTCTTCGTTGGATTCCGCACGCAGCGAAATGTTTTCGACGGGCAACTTGCCGGGCAACGGTTCATCAGGGTTCGACGCCAGGATGTAATCCACATCCAACGACTGGACCTTGTTGTCATGGATGAACTGGTCCAAGTGACCTTCGCGTTTTTCAGGCATCTCGATTTCGAGATACATCGGCTTGGAAAGGTCAGCGATTTCCATCAACACTTGACCGGTTTGAATCGGACGGTTGAGCAACATCTTTTCGACTTCCCATGAAACGACGATGCCATCGATCGGCGACCGTACGATCAAGTCTTCAGCTCGCTGCTCTTTCAGCTGCAGCTTGGCTCGCTGTGCTTCGAGCTTGGTTTCGACTTCGACCTCTTCCAATTCAATCGCGCGTCGCTCGGTCGCCTTCAATTGCGATCGATTGCGGGACTGAGTCCGGATGCGTTGCAATTCAGCCAACGTCGTTCGGATCTGACCGCGTAGATCTTCCAGTTCGATGCCGATGTCTGGGTTGATCATCTTCACCAGCGGATCGCCCGCGGCCACGATCGAGTTGTGATCGACCAGCACCTCACGGACTTCGCCATCGATGCCCGCAAAGACTTCTCGGCGAGCTTCGGCTTTGAGTGTTCCGTCGGCTTCCAGGTCGAACTCCATCGGGATGAAGATCAATCCGCAGATCAGGGCAGCGATCGCACCGACCACTCCCAATGTCTTTGGCAGAGTTCGGGCTCGCAAAACCCAAGTCGCTCGACCGAGTGTTCGCCACACTGGCATCAAGAATAGATTTGAGTGAGCCTGCGAGTTGGCGATTGCGCGAGTGCCGTGCTCGTAAACCAAGTCGCATCGCTGGCGGAAGATTTCAGGCGGAAGATCCGTTTCGATCTGTTCGACGATCAATGCGCCGATGACTTCACCGCGGTGAGCATCGTCGCGATCAACTTCGCCGGCGGCACCCATCTCAGCTTCTTGGCCGAGCTTTCGTTGTGGCTCCCGAAGCGGGAGGACCGCGATGTTCCGTCCGTAAGAAAGGTCAACGTAGTCTTCGAGGGCTTCTTCGATCTGCGGCGGCAAATCTTCCGTGGACCCGTCGTGCCACAATGGTTCGCCAGCCGCGACAACCCGCGTGGCCAGCACGTTCAGGGCTGCAACGATGTTCGAGCGGTTCTCGATCGTGTCCTGACCGCTGATGGCCTCAACTTTACATTTGCCACCCTTTTTGATTGCAACACTGACTCGGTCGCAACCGATCAGTCGGCGACCTTCGTTGGCGACAATCGCGGCGGTCTCTTTCAGATCCAGTGATTCGTGAGCCGCACGAGCGAAGGAGTCGGCTTGCTGCCAAAGCGTTTGGCGATCCCCGAGTGTGCGAAGCTTTTGACTGCGGAGCCATTCGGCCGCGAGCTCGCACATCTGCTGCAGGAACCGCAGGTAGCCACGTTGTGTATCGGGGGCGGTGTCGGGACGCTGGAAGATTTCGATCAAGCCGTCTTTTTGGCCATCGTGCTGCAGAGCACCCAACACCAATAAGTAACGAGTCGGGTTGCCTTCGGCGTCGCCGTCCGTCGTTCCACTGTAAGGAGGAACGAGCAGCGACTGGCCCGACGCGGCTGCGCGACGAATCAGCCGGTTGTGGCGATCGGCGTCTTCCGTGCCTTCGTTCAGAATCGACGGCTCAGCGTTGATCTGATACTGCAACCGTAGCTGCTGATCCTCATCGAGCAGCCACACCGCACCACCGGCCGCGGCCAGGGCGGTGATGATTTTGCTCAGCAACTCCGGATAGAACTCCGAAGCGGTGGCACCGCTCTTGGTGAGAGCTGCGATTTCGTTGACCAAACCGCGGATCTGCGCTTTGGTTTCTTCGACCGTTTGTTGGTTGACCGACATGGGCCTGTCTGACTGCTCGGGCGAGAAGGGGGCGGAAATGTCCAGTGGGCCGACACTACTTAAAATTCCGCCTAGATCGCCACTGGAAGTCGCTTCAAAAGCGGAGTTTGCATTCTTCGCTGGCGAACTGTGACGCTGGAATGGGAAACGCCGGTTGCCCCGGTCTTACCCCCCAACACGTCTCGTCCGACAACGCCGAAAACACAGAGAAAATCGATTGAAACGATTCCCGCTGGACAACTTATACATTTTGTATAACCTCTTGTCCAGAGTCGAGTCGGAAAAGTCGTTGAACTCGTTTCACCATCCGCCGACCCTCGACCTCTTCTCAGACAATCTCTTTCCGCCTGGAACGCCGTTTTGGCTGCACCCGAAGATCGACCCGACTCAGCCGACAGTCACCGCATCCAAACCAGCGACAAAAGCGGTGCGGAACCAAAGGCCACGGATCCGAAGATTTCCAACGAGGTAAAAGGATCGACACCATCCGAAACCGCAGAAATCGGGAGCCCAGAAATGGAGGGCAACGAGACCGGCCAAATGCTGAAATCTCTGCAGTGGGAACTCAACCGGATTCAGCGGACCGTGCGGCTAACCCTTCAGTCCAAGCTGCAGGGACTCGTCGGCCAATCGCTCCCGACACTCAGCGAAAACCGAGAACTTGCCAATTCCATCCAAAAGATGTTGGACACACATAGCCTTCGGATTCGATGCCCTCAGTGCGGACACGCGTCAATCTTGCGTGTCTCGCCGCGAAAGGGGATGCCGGGCGGAGCGTTTGTGCTTGATCACACCATTGATCGCAAACGCACGTTTCATGGTGGATCGTCCTCGGTCCCGCCAATTCAACTGACGGCAAAGCCCGAGCGAAAAGCGAAGACGACTGCCAAGACACGATCCCAGCCCGCCGCCGCGGGGGAGATCCGATCCAAGGTTGGCTAGCTCGGCTATCCCATTTCGCCCAAAAAGCCTACAAACGTTTCCCAAATAGCCCTTGCCGAATTTGGGTTCAGTCGAGTAGGTTCTGCGATTCAAATTTTTCGGTGCCCTTTTGTCAGAAGTTGTGAGCAGTGGCTGTTCAACGTACCTACATGGCCAAACCCGGCCAAATCGAAAAGCAATGGCATGTTGTGGATGCCAGCGACGAAGTTCTCGGTCGACTCGCCAGCGATATCGCTGTCGTATTGATGGGAAAACATCGTCCTGAGTACACCCCACACGTCGATTGCGGCGATTTCGTGATTGTCACCAACGCCGACAAGATCGGCATGACGGGCAACAAGATGCGTGATCGCCACTACACTTGGTACACCGGCTACCCGGGCTTGCGTCTGGAAAGCTACCAAGATCGTCATGATCGCAAACCGGAATATTTGCTGTATCACGCCGTTCGTCGCATGTTGCCAAAGAACAAACTCGCTCGCCAAATGCTGAGCAAGTTGAAAATCTACGCTGGCCCTGAGCACCCACACACCGCTCAGCAACCCGTCGAATTGGCACGCACCGGCAAAAAAGCCAGCGCCTAGTTCCCACACGCCCTCACCGACCGCATCACGCGGGTCTGATCCATGATTGCAGTTAAAAAAGACAAGATCAACGGCGACGCACTGGGAACAGGACGTCGCAAAAGCAGCGTTGCCCGAGTACGCGTTCGTCCCGGCAGCGGAAAAATCACTATCAATGGTAAGTCGATCGAAGATTACTTCGTCAACGACCAACATCGCTACGCGATCACTGAAACCCTCGAAGCCGCTGGCTTGACCGAATCGGTCGACCTGCTGATTCGTGTTTCGGGCGGCGGAATGACCGGCCAAGCCGGAGCCGTTCGCATGGGCCTCGCTCGTGCTCTGTGCAGCCACGATGAGGCTTTGCACGACCCGATGCGTGAAGGCAGCTTCCTGACGCGTGATTCACGCATGAAGGAACGTAAGAAACCAGGCCTTCGTGGTGCTCGCCGTGGCGTTCAGTTTAGCAAACGCTAAGAAGGTTCAATTTTGGGTAAGAAAGAAGAAGCTTTTGAAGTTGAGGGCACCGTTACACAAGCCCTCGCCAACACTCGCTTTCGTGTGCAATTGGAAACCGGCAACGAGGTCATGGCCCACGTTGCTGGTCGAATGCGAAAGCACTTCATCCGGATTGTTCCAGGCGACAAAGTTCGCGTGGAGCTTTCGCCATACGATTTGACCAAGGGTCGCATCGTTTACCGCGAACGCTAACATCCGACTGCGTTGGCTGACGGTTTCAATCGCCGATTTGCTTGCCATTTTCACACGTCTCTCCTCCAGAAACAGCGACCGATACAGTGGCCAAGCCCCACCGGAAAACAAAGAAAGCCAACCACGGCAAACGCCCCGCAAATGCGAAGGCACGCAAAGCTAAGCGGAAAAAAATCAAGACCTGATCGTGGCACGCAGCGAATTCATCCTTGATCCGGCTCTGCTGGACGTTGACAAGCCAATCGCCGATATCGAAGCGATTCGCCAGTACAACCCGCAGCGGCACGAAATGGAACAGTTGACCGCGATTCTCTATGAGGATCTCGATCAACACGCGTGCGCCGCCTACAAGGCAATCACTGAAGACGAGTTTTGGGTTCGCGGTCACATGCCCGGCATGCCGCTGATGCCCGGCGTCGTGATGTTAGAAGCTGTTGCTCAGCTTTCTAGCTACTACACCCAAAAACACGACCTGCTCGGTGCCGCAATGGTCGGTTTCGGCGGGGTCGATGAAGTTCGCTTTCGAGGAGTTGTTACTCCCGGCGATAATCTCATCGTGCTGGTGAAGCTCGAAAAAGCTCGCCGCGGACGCATGATCGTCGCCCGATTCCAAGGCGTCGTCGGCACGGAACTGGTCTTGGAAGGTTGCCTGCGAGGGATTCCGATCCCAATTGAGGCGGTCACCCGGCAACTGGGTGCCTCCAAAGAATCCGCCGACTCCTGAGCTTCGCCATCAATTGATGGCGAGCAACAAGCAGTGGCCAGCAGAATCTCTGCCTTTGGTTTTCGCTGGCATGCGGCCAATCTGAGCGAGTACTTCTAGCTCCATCGACGGGAGCACCATCGAGCTCGGCGGCGAACCGCCGAGCCACAATCGGTCGCCTCGCTGACTAACAGCTGAATCCGTCGGGGATCTGGCCGTCTTTGATCACGATGCTGATTCCATCGCGAATTTGCAGGTCATCGTCTTCGCCTTGGTGCTCCACCTTGGCTTCGTTCAAGATTCGAACATTCTCACCAACGCGGCAATTCTTATCCAGAATCGCACCCTGAATCACGCTTCCGGCGCCGACGCCGACCGGCAGCTTGCCGTCGCGATTTGCACCTCGCATCTCGATGAAGTCGGCTCCCATCACGACGCTGTCTTTGATCGTGACATTGTCGCCGATAACGGTCCGAAGTCCGATCACGCTGTTTTCGATCGTCACATTGTCACCGATGCGGCAACCGTCCGCGATCAAGCTGCCGGTGATCTTCGCATCGCCCATGATCGTCGGCGGAAGGAATCGAGGGCGACTGTAGATGGGTGAGTGACGATTGCGAATGTCAAACGGCGGGTTCTTGCTAGCCAGTGACAAGTTCGCCTCGTAGAACGAGCGAATCGTTCCGATGTCTTCCCAATACCCATCGAACAGGTGCAACTGAACCTTGTGAGTGTTGATCGCCTCGGGGAAGACTTCTTTGCCGAAGTCACTGTGAAGGCTGTTTTCGAGCATGTCGACCATCAGGTCCTTGTCGAAGATGTACAGCCCCATGCTGGCCAGCAAATCACGGCCCTGGCTCTCAATCCCACGAGCATCGATCCAGCTGGGCTCCATGCGGACCTTTGCGATCTCTTCTTCGGTTTGGGGTTTTTCAACAAACCCAGTCACCCGTCCGGAATCATCGACTTGCATGATTCCCAGTGCCGAAGCGTCTTTTCGCGTCACCGGGATGCCCGCGATGGTCGCGGCCGCTCCCGACTCGATGTGAGTCTTCATCATCTCGCGAAAATCCATTCGGTACAGTTGGTCGCCCGAAAGGATCAACACATGCTTGATCCAACTCTCTCGCAGGTGCACCAAGTTTTTGCGGACCGCGTCGGCGGTGCCCTGGTACCAATCGGTGCCGGAATTCACGGTCTGCTGAGCGGCCAGCAGTTCGACAAACCCACCGCTGAAGTGATCAAAGGTGTACGTTTGCCGAAGGTGGCGGTGGAGACTCTCGGATAGAAACTGCGTCAGGACATAAGCGCGATTCAGTCCGCTGTTGATGCAATTGCTGATCGGAATGTCGATCAATCGGTACTTCGCGGCCAATGGCACCGCGGGTTTGGCGCGGATCTTTGTGAGCGGGAACAATCGTGTTCCGCGGCCACCGCCAAGAATCAACGCGATTGTATTGTTCAAGTCCATGATCACTCTCGTGGGATGACGTGCTAGTTGATGTGGATAGTTGTTGAATGTGAACGTTTGTGTCTGAACCGGCTAGCTTACCAATACTTTTCAAATCGAATGGTGCCGGGTCCCGGTGTTTCTGTGGCATCATGAAATCCGGCTGCACGAAGCAGCGGTAGCATGCCGGGCTTATCGGGAACGTCGCCACCGGGCGGCACGTAACCGATCATGTCTGGGTTCCCGCACAGGAAAACGTGTGTGTTGCTGGGCGCGAGTGGATCGCCAACCAACTCCGCCAACTTGCCGGTGGTGAACATCGTTTGCAGATACTGCTTGCCGACGTAATCAGGGCGGTTTGGCTCTAAATTCTTGGGCTCACGAGTCGTCAGTGGTAGGTAGCAATAATTGGGAAATCGACGCATCAGCTCATCGTGCTCGCTCTGATAAGCAATGTCCGATTGGTATCGAACGCTGGTTGCGATGACGATTTTCCCGAGGTGACCACGCGACAGCAAAGTGGTCGCCATCGCGTTGTGGGGAGCTTCGCCGGTGCCGGTTCCGAGCATCAAAACGTTTTCGTTCGTTGGAATCTCACCCAACAAATATCGCCCGGTGATTTTGCGTTCGACGCAGATTCGATCACCTTCCCCTTTGCCAAACAGGCGAGGCGTTAGGGCAGGTGGCTTGCTCGCGGAAGTTGCGCCCTGACGCACCAATGTGATGTAGAACTCCAGGTAGTCGATTTGGTCGACGGGCGCCAGTTCGCCCGCATTGGGCGATTCGGCATCGTGCAGCATCGGGCATGAAATAGAATATGCCCGCCGGACCAACTTTCGCGACTTTTTGACAGGGACGTCCTCAGGCTGGGTGCCTCGCAATCGCGGTTCCCAGTTCCCCAGCCCGATGGCGACATATTGCCCGGGCTCGAACGGCATCACAGGTTCGTCGCACTGGATCCGGTACCTCGCCAGATCCTCAGTCAGGTCCATCCGTTTGATGATTGTCGCGTTGTAGTGCTTCTCGCGAAGCCGCTGCTTTTCTTCATCGTCCGGGTAGCCCAGTTCATCCATCGCGTTTTCAACTCCCAGATGCCTTTTTCACGTCGGCGACCCCGCCCGCCTGAGTTACTATAGTGGATGAGGTCGAGCGGCGTGGTAGTGTGCACATCGCTTTCCAAGCCCGTCGTTGATCAACATTGGTGGGCTGAAGAGAGATGCAAATCGGCTGAAAAGCAGAGCCTTCCGTTCAGTGGAACAGTGACCACCGAGTTTGCCCGTCTCGACTTCGCGATCTCACCGCCTCACCTTTCATTCGGACCATCGATCATGCTTGATCGCCAAGTCTTCTTTCGGCAACATCGGCTTCGACTCTCGATCCTAACAGGCACAATTGGCCTGGCGGTTGCGTCAGTCGTCACGTTGGGAACGTCATCGAATCTGACGGCGGAAAACTGGACCAGCTTGGTTGGCAACCGAACGGTCCAAGCTCAGATGATCGGGTTGTGGGACGACAACGTCATCCTGTTGATGTCCAACGGCAAACGTGTCAGCGTGCCGATGAAATCGCTGATCGCGGAAAGCCGGATCCAAGCAGAAGAAATTGCGACTCGCTTGAAAGAACAACGCCAACTGTTGAGCGAAGAGTTGCAACAAGTTGCCAATGCAGAATCGGCAGCAGCACCGGATCCACTGCCCACCCCTCCGGCACCTTCCGCCTACCAACCGCTGGCACCGAATCTGTCAATCGACGAAGTCATTGCACAAGTTCACTCGCAGCTTCGCGAGGGACACCTGGCAGTCGCCATTGATGCGTTGCCGCCTTCGTACCGCAGTGACATCGACGAACTAGCAAACTTGTCCATGCAGAAAGCTGACGCCAGCAACTGGAACGAAGCCGTTCAGCAGTTCTATCGTTGGGCAGACTTGATCGTCACTCGTCAAAACTGGATCAAGTCGCACCCGCGGTTGGCCTCTGGTTCTCCCGACAGCGAAAGTCCCTACTTGGATGTGATCGATGAAATGGTCTTGCCAGTCGCGGGCATGATTCGCGCTGGGTTGGCCGACGATGCTGCCAACGCAGAATCCATCCGCGAACAAGGATTCACAAACTGGTTCCGCTCGCGAAGTGAAGCGATGGCACCATACTTTCGGCAACTCACACAATCCTTCACGTCTTCCGATGCCATGTGGGAAGTCGCCCGTTTCGATGAAGACACCGCGACAATCCGACGAGCCGGTTCGGGCAGCCAGCAACCAGGACAACGGCGCCCACCTCGTGGCGAAACAATCGACTTTGTGCGTGTCGAAGGCTACTGGGTTCCTAAATCAGTGGCGGATCAATTCCCAAAGTGGATTGAAGATCAGAAGAAAAAGATTAGCGACATGACTGCCGACACGGTCTCCGCAGTGCCGCTCCAGCAAGCTGGCGGTGCACTCGGCGCGATGGCAACTGGCATGGCTCCCCAGTTTGAGCAACACCTGCCGGCATTGGAATCCGCCGCCGACGCGACAGCCTTTCACGAGGCATCCGAACAGATGCTTGCACCGCTTCAACCATTCCTGAGCATGGCCGGTGCCGCGATGAAGATGGGCGGCGGTCGCAATTCAAACGGGATGTCAGGTTACGGCAATTCCGGATATGACATGGGCGAGCCCGGATACGGCATGGGTGAACCGGGATACGATGACATGGAAATGGGCATGGACCCCAGCTACGGCGAACCCATGATGCAAGACGGCAGCATGGACCAAAGCGGCCCTAGCTTCCGCATGGAACCGACGAATAAATGAGCCCATTGAATTGATGAATGTTGCGATCATCGGCGGCGGACTGTCTGGACTGTCCACCGCCGCTCACCTTCTCTTGTTGTCGAAAAAGCAGAACAAGCCTCTTCCCAACATCACTCTCTTTGAAGCCGCCGATCGACTCGGGGGCGTGATTCACACGGAGACGTTGACGGACAACTCGGGTCGCACCTTCGTGGTTGATCACGGTGCCGACATGTTCGCCACCGCTCCATCGGCCGCCATCGATCTGTGCGAGCAACTTGGAGTCGCGGATCAATTGCTGCGTCCCAACCCGCTCGGTCGCGGTGCCATGATCGCTCGAGGGAACAAGCTGATCCCGATCCCAGAAGGTTTTGTGTTGATGCGTCCAACCAAACTCGGTTCGATGCTGACGACGCCTCTGCTAAGTCTCTCGGGCAAACTTCGATTGCTTCGAGAACGCTTCGTTCCACGTCGAGCCGACAGCGTGACCGACGAGAGCGTTGGATCGTTCGTGCGTCGGCGATTGGGGAACGAGTGCCTGAACAACATCGTCGCTCCCTTGGTCGCGGGCATCTACACGGCCGATGTCGATCGCCTCAGCATGGCAGCGACGATGAAACCGATCTGGGATATGGAGACCAACGACGGGTCGCTCGCCAAAGCAACTCTGCGACGCATCCGAACCGGCGAAGACTCCACGGAACAAGCCAGCAGTGGCGCTCGCTACGAAAAGTTTCGTGCGTTTCCAAATGGGATGAAGCAATGGATGGATATGCTCGCCGATTTCGTCGGGCGTGAAAACATTCGCTTGAACACGGCTGTTCGCTCAATCGTCCCGCGCCCGAACCATCGTTATCAACTGAACATCGAAACCGAATGCAGCGATCAGTCTTCCCAAGAGTTTGATCAAGTCGTCGTTTCAACACCCGCGCACGTCGCAGCGAATCTCTTGCAATCGCTCAGTGAAGAAGCGGCCTCCACGCTTCGCTCGATTTCATTCGCATCCACCGCGATTGTGGTGATGGCTGTTCGCAGGGATTGCATCTCACGTCTGCCAGCAACATTTGGTTTTGTCGTGCCGCCAAAGGAAAACCGACGCGTGCTAGCAGGTAGTTTCGCCAGCACCAAGTTTCCCCAGCGTGCTCCCGATGATCACGTGATTGTGCGAGCGTTTGTTGGCGGTGTGTTGCAACCGGAGATCCTCGACCGCAGCGATAGTGAGATCACCGATGTCGTCCGCACCGAACTGGGTGACCTCATCGGACTGGATCAGACTCAACCACTCGAGGACATCACCGCCCTCGTTCGAGTCGTGCGTTGGAACGAGGCGATGCCCCAGTATGAGGTTGGTCACTTGGACAAAGTCCAACGGATTCAAGCCGCGATCGATTCACTCGAGGGGCTGCACCTGAACACAAACGCACTGGGTGGCGTGGGGATCGCACCGGTGATTGCGGCGTCGGAACGGACCGCGGAACGCATCTTGAAGTGAAGCTAGGCCTTCGCTTTAACAGTGAAATGGCACACATAGGCTAAAGCAACGACCCCCACAAAACCGCGTCCCCAGGCGTCTCAAACGCTCTCGGATTGTTTCGTGAATTCCGAGGGAGGGGCAAAAAGATGGGATTGACTGGGGTATCGGGATGGTTCACGCTGCGCAGTCAGTTGAGCACCACATTTGGGTTGGTTGGTTTGTTTTGGAAGCGTTTTCCAGTGAAACGAGCCCGAATGCGAGAGGCATCTTGCCTCGTTGGTGACGGTTTGCAGGGTATCAGATTAGTGACGAACATTTATGTCGGGAACCTCTCGTTCAAGGCCACCGAGGAAGAACTCCGTGGCGCGTTCGAACAGTATGGCGAAGTGTCAGCTGTGAACATCATCATGGATCGAGAGACAGGACGTAGTCGCGGATTTGCCTTCGTCGAAATGGCGGATGCCGAAGGTGCTAAGGATGCGATCGAAAACCTGAACGGCCACGAAATCGATGGCCGTAGCGTGACAGTCAATGAAGCTCGTCCACGTGAGCCACGCAGTGGCGGTGGAGGAGGAGGAGGCTACGGCGGCGGACGCGGCCGTGGTGGCGGCGGCGGTGGTTACGGCGGTGGCGGTGGCAACCGCGGCGGTGGCTATGGTGGCGGCGGTGGCTATGGTGGCGGCGGTGGTGGATACGGCGGCGGAGGCGGTGGCGGCTACGGTGGCCGTGGCGATCGCTAAACCCGATACGATTCACGAATGACATTCAATGAACGGAAGCCAGTCTGATACCAGATTGGCTTCCGTTTTTTGTGTCCACGCTGCAAGCACGCACGCAACGATGAGCGCCATTCGAAACGGCCTCAACCAACTGATCAGTCGTCCAGTCCGGTCATCATTGGGCGTTTGGACGGCGTCAAGATTGCGTCGTCACGCGAAACTTCTTCACGCATGGCTCGCAAGCGTTCGTACTTTCGACGAGCCGCCTCAGCCACTTCCGCGTCCTCGTACTTTGGTGAGGTATCAATCGGGGACTGCATCGAGAGCTTGCCGAACTCATCCAAAATCTCGGTCAGGCTCATCCCGGTGCGTTCGCTGGTTCCTCGCGTTAGCCGAGTGATCATTTCCATCGAAAGAATGCCTGCCGAACGGAAGTGAATCTTGGTCACGACGGGCTCCGCCGGGTACATGCCCATCAAGATCATCTTGTCAAAACGAACCTCGGACGAGATCGTC
Above is a genomic segment from Rhodopirellula bahusiensis containing:
- the hemG gene encoding protoporphyrinogen oxidase, with product MNVAIIGGGLSGLSTAAHLLLLSKKQNKPLPNITLFEAADRLGGVIHTETLTDNSGRTFVVDHGADMFATAPSAAIDLCEQLGVADQLLRPNPLGRGAMIARGNKLIPIPEGFVLMRPTKLGSMLTTPLLSLSGKLRLLRERFVPRRADSVTDESVGSFVRRRLGNECLNNIVAPLVAGIYTADVDRLSMAATMKPIWDMETNDGSLAKATLRRIRTGEDSTEQASSGARYEKFRAFPNGMKQWMDMLADFVGRENIRLNTAVRSIVPRPNHRYQLNIETECSDQSSQEFDQVVVSTPAHVAANLLQSLSEEAASTLRSISFASTAIVVMAVRRDCISRLPATFGFVVPPKENRRVLAGSFASTKFPQRAPDDHVIVRAFVGGVLQPEILDRSDSEITDVVRTELGDLIGLDQTQPLEDITALVRVVRWNEAMPQYEVGHLDKVQRIQAAIDSLEGLHLNTNALGGVGIAPVIAASERTAERILK
- a CDS encoding RNA recognition motif domain-containing protein — protein: MREASCLVGDGLQGIRLVTNIYVGNLSFKATEEELRGAFEQYGEVSAVNIIMDRETGRSRGFAFVEMADAEGAKDAIENLNGHEIDGRSVTVNEARPREPRSGGGGGGGYGGGRGRGGGGGGYGGGGGNRGGGYGGGGGYGGGGGGYGGGGGGGYGGRGDR